A stretch of the Ananas comosus cultivar F153 linkage group 14, ASM154086v1, whole genome shotgun sequence genome encodes the following:
- the LOC109720447 gene encoding probable kinetochore protein NUF2, which yields MSSFSVPEVSASEIASVLASEGIVSPSLKPDDLASPSPDLLLSIFFNFFACIDPLSDGADDQIGFAALKHLDNPDHHADSIRILSLYRKAKDFLASIRFPELTLRDLLKPDPRRASQILSALVNFLYYREDKLAMLKPIVNEFPNSEEWQAELKEKIAELKKRIMEHEVSAQMEEPLVQQVEAEVKELRQTIQNYNKQQMSLKARAKELKEKTDAVNNKISQADFELVKNAQENSKLLSKIVQSPDKLQRALEEKKTTRTEAKNSEKLAMQSVQEKTATLEMYSKAYDKMSKHLSKMQAIQEQVVSAKTVEKEVKGLKAKLSDESVSIMALEAKLVEQQGKAKEAEELLKATEKDKELRLSEEAQKLNTLRAEMEWKLQCLEPRERKVEAMVAKGDSFCSEADTVREAGRAKQQELQAKMEEIVNSFHNYSNVVSPFLQRLEEVEGETLRSGGPTS from the exons atgtCAAGCTTCTCGGTGCCGGAGGTGTCAGCATCGGAGATCGCGTCCGTGCTCGCGTCAGAGGGCATCGTCTCTCCTTCCCTCAAACCCGACGATCTCGCCTCGCCCTCCCCCGACCTCctcctctccatcttcttcaACTTCTTCGCCTGCATCGACCCTCTCAG TGATGGCGCCGATGACCAGATCGGGTTCGCGGCGTTGAAGCACCTCGACAACCCTGACCACCACGCCGACTCCATTAGGATCCTCAGCCTCTACCGCAAGGCCAAGGACTTCCTCGCCTCCATCCGCTTCCCTGAACTCACCCTCCGTGACCTCCTCAAGCCCGACCCCAGGCGCGCTTCGCAGATCCTCAGCGCCCTCGTCAATTTCCTCTATTACAG AGAGGATAAGCTGGCTATGCTGAAGCCCATTGTGAATGAGTTTCCAAACTCCGAGGAATGGCAGGCCGAGCTTAAAGAAAAGATCGCCGAG CTTAAGAAGAGGATTATGGAACATGAGGTTTCAGCACAGATGGAGGAGCCGTTAGTTCAGCAAGTGGAGGCAGAGGTTAAGGAGTTGCGTCAGACCATCCAAAACTATAACAAGCAGCAGATGTCATTGAAGGCACGGGCCAAAGAGCTCAAGGAGAAGACAGATGCTGTCAACAACAAG ATATCTCAAGCTGATTTCGAGTTAGTGAAAAATGCCCAAGAAAATTCCAAACTATTGTCTAAAATTGTGCAGTCCCCAGACAAGCTACAG CGAGCCCTTGAGGAGAAGAAAACAACTCGCACTGAGGCTAAGAACTCTGAAAAGTTGGCAATGCAGAGTGTTCAAGAGAAAACTGCCACATTGGAGATGTACTCTAAG GCTTATGACAAAATGTCCAAGCACTTGTCAAAGATGCAGGCTATACAAGAACAA GTAGTTTCAGCCAAAACTGTGGAGAAGGAAGTGAAGGGCTTGAAAGCTAAGCTCAGTGATGAAAGTGTTTCGATTATGGCCCTCGAAGCAAAACTAGTTGAACAGCAAGGAAAAG CAAAAGAAGCTGAAGAATTGCTCAAGGCAACTGAGAAAGATAAAGAATTGAGATTATCGGAGGAAGCACAAAAGCTTAACACTCTACGGGCTGAGATGGAGTGGAAGCTGCAGTGTCTTGAGCCTCGGGAAAGGAAAGTTGAAGCCATGGTTGCTAAG GGCGATAGTTTTTGTTCAGAAGCGGATACAGTGAGAGAAGCCGGAAGAGCAAAACAGCAAGAACTGCAAGCCAAAATGGAAGAGATTGTTAATTCG TTTCACAACTATTCCAATGTCGTCAGTCCATTCCTGCAAAGGCTTGAGGAGGTGGAGGGGGAAACTTTACGAAGTGGGGGACCTACAAGCTAA